ACTTATGTTATTTGCTCGCTCTGAATTTATTATCTCATATAAAGTTTTGGCATCAATAGATCGTTAATCTTAAGTCTATACAGAAGTTAGACTGTCTTCTATATAAAAAGGTAAGAaggggcggagccagagggggcggggagggtcAGCCGACCCTCCGACCCCGCCGAAAACCCCCTGGAAGGGGGTTTGCAACCCTGGCTCCATCAGGCGCCGCCATGGCTGGAGCCCCTCCAGTCATGACGGCTGatcctcttcttcttcgttcATACACTTAGAGATGGAAAGGGCAAAATTGCCCTTTCCATCCTTAATTATTTTAAACTTAACCTACACAAAACAACATCGTTGTGtaagttaaattttaaaaaaattaaggatGGAAAAGGTAATTTTGTCCCCATTCCATCTGTTAGCTTAACCCACCATACATACATAGCTTCTGCATCTTTCTTTTTACGGAgcagaaaaagagagagagagaggctaTATAAAAGGTGGGGATTTGGGAAAATTTTCCAAATTGCTCCACatgtttttaaaaatttcaattatccaactattttttattcttattcAATTTTCAACTTTTCGAAAAACACTCAAATGGAACAATGTTGgaaaataagtttttattatttttttttattgattattttatttatagattTCGTTTTATGATTTCTAATCTAAAAATTACTAATTTAGGGTATAATTTAGATATTGctatttactttaatttaaattatgatttatttattatgttgtTTGCTTAGATATTCTTTAGTAATTCTATTTAATTTAGGAATTTCTTATTTAGGGTTTAATTCCCTAATTGAATTGTTGATAATTATGagttttgatttaattgaattgataatgtgatagtTTAGGGTTTTAatgaaattgaattgaattggtgATATTTAGGGATTTTAGTTTTgggattttgattaaattgagTTGAATCAGTGATATTTAGGGATTTTAGGTATtttgattgaattgaattggtgAATCGAATTGAATTAGATTCAATTGACAAATTGAATTAGATTGAATTGCATTAGTGATGTTTAGGTTTAGCTCAATCAATTACTCGTGAATAGTGAATatactgaaaaaaaaaatggaaaacaacttttatatataaatactttTACAGAATCAAAACCTTAAATCGtcgtatgaatttttttaacatgCAGTAGAGCCCTTCGATATTTGAGTCCTGACTCCGCTACAGAGATTTTGTTATCACTTTTAAAATAACTTTTTCCAACTACCGAGCAAGTCTCAAACCTTCCCGAATGCCTCCTAACTCGGTCTTAACCACTAAATAGAAACTCACATTCTCTACATCATGTCTgcagagaaagaaatagaaataaatgCCTCTAGAGTGTACATCTCAAAGAGCTGCCTCGGGATTTACCGGACATTTTGGAGCAATAGCTCCTGTCTGTCCATCGTTTTGTGTTCTGTAGCCTTGTGCTGCACCTTTgcttatataaaagaaaaaaacacaaaataagtAGGAATATAACATTGCTTAAAACCTAGGGTGTGAAACTGGACGAATACTTGCCTGTTTCTGTTAACTCAATCGTTGCGAATGGCTCTGAAGCAGAATAATTTCATTCACACTGCCTTGGCTTCTGATCAGAGAATTGATGGCCGTAATCCCTTCGAATATCGTAAAGTAACTATCAAGTTTGGCAAGTGAGTTGCTTCCTCCATTTATATATTGCTTTTGGCGGGCTAAATCTTGTAAAGTGTGATTATAAATGTTAGAAATGATCAGTTTGAGGAATTTTGGTGCGCTAAATCTTGAAAAGTGTGGTTATAAATGTTAGGAACGATCCGTTTAAGGAATTTCGTGTTAATCGAACTAGGAATTGGTTACTTTTGCTGCTGTTAGTTGAGAAATTGATGAAAAGTAGATTATAGTGTATTTTCGTTGGCAATGGAATTGTGATGTAGGTTATTATTTATGTTTGATTAAGTTAGGGAATAATGTTGATATTTACCATTGCAGAGAAGATGCAAGTTTCTGCTTGTTACTGTTTATGTCCATTTTATCTCTGATTTTTTTTGCAGAGAAGATGGGTCATCAGAGGTGCAGCTAGGTCAAACACATGTGATGGGATTTGTTACAAGTCAACTAGTCCAACCTTATAGAGACCGACCAAATGAAGGATCACTCTCAATTTTTACGGAGTTCTCTCCAATGGCTGATCCTTCATTTGAGCCAGGCCGTCTAGGAGAATCTGCAAAGGAATTGGGAAGAATAATTGACCGCGGTTTAAGGTAGTAAGTCTTATAGTTATATATTACAGCAATCTGTTGTCTAATCTATATATCAGAAGAAGAGATAAATCTAGAAATTGAGTCCTGCAACAAAATAAATTCTTTCAATAATCTAAATTGACTTACAGGGAAAGCAGGGCAGTCGATATTGAGTCACTTTGTATTCTTGCTGGGAAGTTAGTATGGGCCATTCGTGTAGACCTTCACATCATAGACAATGGAGGGTATGCTATCCTTAATTTCCTTTTGATTTACCCCTTTTGTTAGTGTTATTCTGATAATACCAATCGAcaatttaacttttattttcttgcCTGTTGTGGAAACAGAAATCTTGTTGATGCTGCCAATGTTGCTGCTTTAGCTGCCCTCCTGACATTTCGTAGACCAGAATGCACATTAGGTGGAGAAGATGGCCAGGAAGTGATAGTGCATTCCCCTGAGGTTAGctcataatatattttattttggttgttttgctcaaaggaaaaataaattttcttACAGTTGTTTGTGGAGGTTAACTCATTGGCTGGTCTGCTATCTTACTTTGTCAACAACTGTATTCACTTACAACTGATTTTATACTACCTGTGAAAATATGTTCCATAATCTTGATTGTAGTTGTGTGATTTTCTATTTACACTTATATTTGCAATTAGATTGTTGGAAATCCTCCTTTTTACCCCAATTTATAATATCGGGTGGGTGCAGCAAGGGTGTTTGCTCTTGAGTTTTGCAGAACTTAAATATTTGACTTGTAGTTCAAAGTTCTCTTGGGCATTGAGAGTTGATTGTTTGCTTTAAAGTCATATTTCAGTATTATAGTCTGAATGAACTATTACCTTCTACATAAGATTCTGATACACATATGGTTTGGTAGGGAAATGGGCCTATGAGATGATTAAAGAGTTGAGAAAAAAAGTAGAGTATATCAGGAACAGTTATAAATTATTATCATTGCTGGTTTCTTTTGGATAATGCAAAGATAACAATTCGCCATGATTTTTCCCTTTCTAACAGTAAATTATTTTAGGCTGTTCTATCCTTTTTTCTGCTGCCATATATCATTCTTTCTTAAAAATTATGAAGTTTCAGATCTAAAATTCTTGAGATGGTTGCATTAATTGTTGTTGTCTCATTTTGTCAGGTGAAAGAACCTCTTCCTTTGATAATACATCATCTCCCTATAGCAGTAACCTTTGCATTCTTCAACAGCGAACACACCATGGTGGGTAAACTTGCTACTGTAGATTACCTTTTCTGCAATTCATAATGCTTGCATATAtgcatttatattttatttaatgtaATGCATGCCGTGTAGGTTGTAGATCCGACCCATGAGGAGGAGGCTGTTATGGGGGGAAGAATGACTATTACAGCGAATGCAAATGGTGATATTTGTGCCATTCAGAAAGCTGGAGGGGAGGGGGTGATGCAGAGTGATATTATGCGCTGCTTGCGACTTGCATCTAGGAATGCCGAGTCTTTGACAAAGAAGATAAAAGATGCAGTGAGTTTCTTTCATATGAAAGTTTTAGAACTTGAATCCAAATGACATTCACTTCGTGCAAATTGCTTATGCTTAGGAATGTTTCCAAATGATCTTTCTGATGGCCTCATTTTTCTGagaaacataaaataaatagcCAGCCTGTGAAGCTTGTTATAACATGCAGAGCGTGTTGTTTTTATGATTGTTGTCCATATGAATGGTGGATTTGATTTCAAATTTATGTGCAgctatgttgcatggaaactCTTTTTCATCCGCGTTTCGTATCCGTTTCCGTTTCTTTTCCGTTTCCATTAccgttttctagctaatttttcttagaaataacgtttcccggtttccgtttccgtttcgtttcccgtttccgtttccgtgcaTCATAGATGTGCAGTGCATGCTTTAGGTTTCACGTTTAGATATctggttttattttttatttgttgtcaAGAGGTATCACTTTATATTCTCACCTGAGATCATAAGTGGAACTATGGTTCTTTCTCTTAAGCCCAATATGAAAAAGGAAATAATGAAGCACAAGTGCACGTGTTTTGCAATGTTGTGGAGAGCTGAAACTTTGTGGTACCTACTTCCTTGGTCTTTTTTGTTTTAGCCAAGAACTGTTATATGTATGCTTTTAAAAAAGCACCAACAATGTCAAGCTTCCATTTAGTTCTTAGAATGAGACCTATGGCCTCACCAAGATAGGGAGGGGGACAACAGGTCAGAGAACTGGAGGTTTGGGCTCTATAGGGATTTGGTGTTTCTCATATTTCACAAGAATTGCTTGCTAGACGCGCTCAATTAGGCGAAATTTTTGAATTAGATCCTGCTACTTTGAAATCCTAACATATTTTTGAGAAGTCTTTCTGTTATCACCATAGAGATATCTGATTTACTTTTTCAAAATCGACAGAGATATCAAAGGTCAAGTTGGCTGCATATTGACCGATTCTTGACGCTTTTTACTTATTGCCATAAAATTATCCATAATGAACTAGTTAATTTAGGAAAACACGAAAGAATCATATTTGCACAAGCGTGCATTTCTATTTTACTTCAATTGTGAACAAAGAGTTTGCTTGTTTTATACGCATTGGGATAATGATGTTCCTTCGTAATATAATTTTATGCAGGTTGAAGCCTACAGCATAGAGAGAGCATTGCGCAAGATCAAGCGTCACTCTACTTCAGCTACTGTTGGTCAGGTTTTATAGGAATGATGTGGTTCACTAGTCAAATTGCTTTGATGTTTCTTTTATCTGTGACAAAGCTTCGGACTGGATGGTTAATTGGCGCAGCAGGAACGTACAGAGTTTAAGCGCGACGAACAACAGTTTGGGACAAACTGGCAGGCCTATCGGATGAGAAAGTAAATGTTGACGCAGCCTGGTTAGACTGTGTGGTTTTTGGGTAGTTTTCCGAGATAGTCTTGGGGATTTGTGTGGTTttcgtgtatatatataatctcCTTTTTGTAAATTGATCAATGTTTCTATTAGATCTGCCCTTCTCTTATGTTGGTTTCTTTGCGCATTAAGCGTAAACGCTTTCTCCGATCTCTAATCAATATAGATAACAATGGTGTAAAAAACACTATGTGCTAATCGGGTGTATAGTTTTAAAGATTAATCGGAGATTAGTTGGGTGTGACATTTATCCATCTCCAACTTTTAATGAAGTTCATTGATTTCTTTTATTAACAGGGACTAATGGAAtttgtgtttttatattttcttaattgttcataaataatttattatataaatggaattaaaataggTATTGTActgttttaaaataataatataaaatgatttcATATAgaaatatagaaaaacatgtatCCTAGTTAGAAGAaagttagaaaaatattttactctTTTGAACAGACATTCACTACATCTTCTCGTTTTTGCTGTTATAGCAAGCaccggaaaatattttattttccaacaaattcttttttttacttaaattttTGAAAACACAAATTTTTTCGGCAAGTAAATGTCGACAAAatttatgaaaataatatacACAATTCACCAATAACCACAACTAATagtcaaaagtgaattataataaacaaattaaaataatgacaataaaatgttttttattCCGAACACTACCAAGTAGCTCATAGGCGGTGAAAAGACGGCTAGGGGCTCAAAAATGGCAATAGGGTCTAGGCACTTTCTCGATTTTGAATGACTAGGCGTAGTGGTGGAAATGGTATGGGGTGGGAGCAGCGATCATTTCCCATTCCGTCTGCAATATACTTTCGATGTCaaagaataaattaaaaaatgaagttattacttgctcaactataaatattgtattctctaatattataatctcATGCTCCGATCttaattgttttacttttttaatacgcgtgtaatatatttttcgcatttaacttacttttattCAACCGAGTTATGCAAATTCaaagggctaactgaacattttatgcaagttcagagggctatttggacactttgaaagttcaaggagctaatcaagttttttgaacaaattcaagaggcaaataatatataaagcctttttattttaaggctGTTAATGATCATTTTTGAGGttgttaattattattttaatgagTTAATTAAAGTTAAGTAGACATATGTGTTAAAAAATGTACAGTTAAGTAGTTTTTATGTTAagttttgaagttcagtggccaatccataaaaaaatacaatgttaagtggctatgggtgtaatttaccccaataaAAAGACA
The sequence above is drawn from the Euphorbia lathyris chromosome 6, ddEupLath1.1, whole genome shotgun sequence genome and encodes:
- the LOC136231931 gene encoding exosome complex component RRP45B-like; this translates as MALKQNNFIHTALASDQRIDGRNPFEYRKVTIKFGKEDGSSEVQLGQTHVMGFVTSQLVQPYRDRPNEGSLSIFTEFSPMADPSFEPGRLGESAKELGRIIDRGLRESRAVDIESLCILAGKLVWAIRVDLHIIDNGGNLVDAANVAALAALLTFRRPECTLGGEDGQEVIVHSPEVKEPLPLIIHHLPIAVTFAFFNSEHTMVVDPTHEEEAVMGGRMTITANANGDICAIQKAGGEGVMQSDIMRCLRLASRNAESLTKKIKDAVEAYSIERALRKIKRHSTSATVGQVL